The following proteins are co-located in the Phyllostomus discolor isolate MPI-MPIP mPhyDis1 chromosome 1, mPhyDis1.pri.v3, whole genome shotgun sequence genome:
- the LOC114492138 gene encoding leucine-rich repeat transmembrane protein FLRT2-like, with translation MGVQTTQWPSHGAFFLKSWLLISLGLSSQVSKLLGCPSVCRCDRNFVYCNDRNLTSVPLGIPEGVTTLYLQNNQINNTGFPAELHNVQSVHTVYLYSNQLQEFPTNLPKNVRVLHLQENNIETISRAAVAQLLKLEELYLDDNFLRTEQVEIGAFWDAVNLKLLFLSKNILNRVSFGFPMNLQELRVDDNRITTILDVELEDLPSLERLNLDGNLLTNRGIAEGTFRHLTKLKELSLAGNLLSYPPSGLPCRNLLRLYLQDNQINHIPLTAFSKLRKLERLDISNNQLHVLTQGVFDSLSNLKQLTAWKNPWFCDCSIKWVTEWLKYIPSSLSVRGFTCQEPEQVRGMAVTEINMNLCGAFSGAPRTASDRAVG, from the coding sequence ATGGGTGTACAGACCACACAGTGGCCCAGCCATGGGGCTTTTTTCCTGAAATCTTGGCTTCTCATTTCTCTGGGGCTCTCCTCACAAGTGTCAAAACTCCTGGGGTGCCCCAGTGTCTGCCGCTGCGACAGGAACTTTGTCTACTGTAACGACCGAAACTTGACCTCAGTGCCTCTTGGGATCCCGGAGGGTGTAACCACCCTCTACCTCCAAAACAACCAAATTAATAATACTGGATTTCCTGCAGAACTGCACAACGTGCAGTCAGTGCACACGGTCTACCTTTACAGCAACCAACTGCAAGAATTCCCCACGAACCTCCCCAAGAATGTTCGAGTTCTCCATTTGCAGGAAAACAACATTGAGACCATCTCACGGGCAGCCGTTGCTCAGCTCTTGAAGCTCGAAGAGCTATACCTGGATGACAACTTTTTAAGGACAGAGCAAGTGGAAATTGGGGCTTTTTGGGATGCTGTTAACCTCAAATTGCTGTTTCTGTCCAAGAATATTCTGAACAGAGTATCCTTTGGGTTTCCTATGAACTTGCAAGAGCTGAGAGTGGATGACAACCGAATCACCACCATATTAGATGTGGAGTTAGAGGATCTCCCGAGCTTGGAGCGTCTGAATTTGGATGGGAATCTCCTGACCAACAGAGGCATTGCCGAGGGCACCTTCAGGCATCTCACCAAGCTCAAGGAATTGTCACTTGCAGGGAATTTGCTATCCTACCCCCCATCTGGCCTCCCATGTAGGAACCTGCTCCGGCTGTATCTGCAGGACAACCAGATAAACCACATCCCTCTGACGGCCTTCTCCAAGCTCCGTAAGCTGGAGCGGCTGGATATATCCAACAACCAGCTGCATGTGCTGACTCAAGGGGTCTTTGACTCTCTCTCCAACCTGAAACAGCTCACTGCTTGGAAGAACCCTTGGTTTTGTGACTGCAGTATTAAATGGGTCACAGAATGGCTCAAATACATCCCTTCATCTCTCAGTGTCCGAGGTTTCACGTGCCAAGAACCTGAGCAAGTCCGCGGGATGGCTGTCACCGAGATAAATATGAATCTTTGTGGTGCGTTTTCTGGAGCCCCTCGTACAGCTTCTGACAGAGCAGTGGGGTAG